The following are from one region of the Nostoc cf. commune SO-36 genome:
- a CDS encoding Fic family protein produces MTISQVLDIHQRQIQRFGGTSGVRDESLLDSALAQPKLLLAANFSILQFTSKQQRTCTI; encoded by the coding sequence TTGACTATTTCTCAAGTCTTAGATATTCACCAACGCCAAATTCAAAGATTTGGTGGAACATCAGGTGTTAGAGACGAAAGTTTGCTAGATTCAGCACTGGCACAACCTAAGCTACTTTTGGCGGCGAACTTCTCCATCCTACAATTCACGAGCAAGCAGCAGCGTACCTGTACCATTTAG
- a CDS encoding Fic family protein: MNHPFIDGNKRTAFAVMLTFFELK, translated from the coding sequence ATGAACCATCCGTTTATCGATGGCAACAAGCGCACCGCTTTCGCTGTTATGCTTACTTTTTTTGAACTTAAATGA